In Oncorhynchus clarkii lewisi isolate Uvic-CL-2024 chromosome 2, UVic_Ocla_1.0, whole genome shotgun sequence, one DNA window encodes the following:
- the LOC139380210 gene encoding actin-binding Rho-activating protein-like, whose protein sequence is MENNDDRTVCVTSVKGLKDNWQRWSNEHQEYQKDNPFSNDRGAMVSVTAQQQRLQRDQDGYGRPQEGSLTEQRGQDAHIHISREVEELCQVIRDIGESCGDGGGEKRPVVTVEFGKLFEHYVNISNKVVGILLRARKQGLVSFEGEMLWQGQDDRVLITLLQSPG, encoded by the coding sequence ATGGAGAACAACGATGacaggacagtgtgtgtgacatcaGTGAAAGGGTTAAAGGACAACTGGCAGAGATGGTCCAACGAGCACCAGGAGTACCAGAAAGACAACCCCTTCAGTAACGACCGGGGGGCTATGGTGAGTGTGACTGCCCAGCAGCAGAGGCTCCAGCGGGACCAGGATGGCTACGGGAGGCCCCAGGAGGGCTCCTTGACAGAGCAGAGGGGCCAGGATGCCCACATCCACATCAGCCGGGAGGTGGAGGAGCTCTGCCAGGTGATCAGGGACATCGGGGAAAGCTGTGGGGACGGAGGCGGCGAGAAGAGACCTGTGGTGACGGTGGAGTTTGGGAAGCTGTTTGAGCACTATGTGAACATCTCCAACAAGGTGGTGGGGATCCTGCTGAGGGCCAGAAAACAAGGCCTGGTCAGCTTTGAAGGGGAGATGCTGTGGCAGGGGCAGGATGACAGGGTCCTCATCACACTGCTACAGTCACCAGGATGA